DNA sequence from the Nerophis lumbriciformis linkage group LG10, RoL_Nlum_v2.1, whole genome shotgun sequence genome:
gtttttaagagagatttaaaaacaggaagagaggaggcttgtctaacactcagaggtaggtcgttccagagcttgggagcagcaatggcgaaagctctgtcacctctaagcttcagccttgtgtcagggaccgtcaacagcagctgatcggctgatcttaaggatcgggtggggcagtaaggctgaaggaggtcggagagataggttggcgcgaggttgtttagacatttaaaaacaaataaaaggagtttaaaattgattcgataacgcacagggagccagtggagggacgctaatataggggtgatgtgctcacgtctgcgggtctgtgttagcagacgagcagcagagttctgcacgagctgcaggcgggcgagggaggcctggctaatgcctacatacagggcattacagtagtcaagacgagtcgagataaaggcgtggattaatttctcaagatcatgtcctgatagaagcggtttcactttcgctatttggcgtaattgataaaagcttttttgtacgacgctgctgatttgtttttcgaatttaaaatctgagtcgaactttaccctcaggtttgtgacacagtcgctgagatacggggtcagagtgccgaggtcaacgttgggggagggagagcgacttggaccgaacaacataacttcagttttatcttcatttaggctcaggaagttagctgaaagccagactttgatgtcgtgcaggcagtcaataagacgttgaaccgtgttattttgtgccatgggaaaataaatctggcaatcatcggcgtaaaaatgaaatgcaatactgtacttcctaaaaatagaaccaagggggagaaggtaaagcgcaaataaaattggggcaaggattgagccctggggtaccccatgtggtaaaggagctgtggaagacataaaactgtctacttttacacaaaaactcctgtcggttaggtacgaccggaaccagttgagggcggcgcccttaatgcccacacagttctcaagacgagtgattaaggtggcgtggtcgacggtgtcgaacgcagcagatatcggacatctctagaataaATCAATAATTGTAGCAGCCCTAATCCAGTTACTATTGTCGAACCTCTAAAGTTAAATTCCGCACTGATTGACTATACAAACGACTTTGTTTTAGAGTTTATGTTTGGACTGACGACCACGGCAGGAAGCTGAAGTGCTCCGCTCCACTTTACTTTGACTACGCCATGTCCTACATTCAGGACCTACTAACTGATGAAGATGTGTTCCCTACAAAAGCAGGTAAAAGTCCCAAATGTTTGGCTGTGTTGCACATCACTGATTAGGACTAAAGCGCTCACCTCTACCTCCAGGCTCAGTGTTCCCCACAGGCTTCATCTTTCTGGTCCAGAAGGTGTTTTTGCTGCTGTTCAGAACTCTGGCCCACATTTACTGGTCGCACTACCGACAGACGCTGGCACTGGGCCTCCACCCACACCTCAACACACTTTTCACACACCTGGCTCTCTTCTGCCGGCAGCACGCTCTCCTGGATGCGGAGGACACGGAGCCGCTGCGGGACCTCATTAAGGCTCTGGGACTGCAAGGATGAGACAGGAAACATTTGCCAGGTTACAGCTGGATACGAAGTTTTGTGAAATGTTCACCAATATCAAGCTTCGGTCGTGTATAGATTGTTATTTTTAATGACCTTTGTgtattttttaccatgacaatgcaTAACTATGAACTGATACAGACATTGCTGGTCCTTTTAAGTATTCTACATTTGTATTCAAAACACCCATAATCGTCTGGTGGCCACCTCTCAACTGACATAACTGGTGGTCCAGTAGCAAGTATTAACTGTGCCATCATCTATAACCACCATGACAACATTAAGACTGCATGATTACAATCTCCTCTCAACTATTATATATGGAACTACTCAACTTGTGTGTACTCTGTGCCAGAAACTTGTGCCTGGAAAATAAAAGTGGCAAAATGTTACAGATGATATGATGCATCAGAAAACTTTGTTGTACAGGAACCTCTTTATATTCCAAACTGACCTGAAACTCTTTTATTATTTCTTTGCCAACAACGCCCCCTGCTGCCATACTGACAAAACACACTACAAGTCCTTTTTGACCCCACAAAAGAGAGGCTTCAGTGGCAAACGTAAATTGTACCACTGCCACTGAAGCACCAATTTTCACATGAAGACTGTGAATTGGTTCACATTACAATTGCAtcaaatacatataaaaattaaagctgcaagcagcgttggtcgggcccgcgtatttggcaggtgctagtcctaaatgtcccaatacttttgtccagtgatagtcctaagtgtcccaatacttttgtctacttttagtctgaagtgtcccaagacttttgtctagtgtacctaccttgtctgcattgtgtgggcacgttggtgcttcctgcttttaagcagccatcttaaaaaaacagcagcgcagcagcatcagcgcagcgggtc
Encoded proteins:
- the LOC133612216 gene encoding MOB kinase activator 2, with protein sequence MEEGVPVSSSSNPSQSAAEVVPSHCFASHKGINNNNLEERPYLQQEYVCQHITHLDMCALTALPPGMDKAEWLASNTVAFFKHINLFSSALSEFCTPSTCPTACGPGDTVYVWTDDHGRKLKCSAPLYFDYAMSYIQDLLTDEDVFPTKAGSVFPTGFIFLVQKVFLLLFRTLAHIYWSHYRQTLALGLHPHLNTLFTHLALFCRQHALLDAEDTEPLRDLIKALGLQG